One window from the genome of Tachysurus vachellii isolate PV-2020 chromosome 5, HZAU_Pvac_v1, whole genome shotgun sequence encodes:
- the LOC132846315 gene encoding tumor necrosis factor receptor superfamily member 6B-like yields the protein MLPPVTMFLLLVSGNAYTVERHTIEYENVDTGETLLCALCPPGTYVSSPCTRTQDTVCLPCPKEHFTQFWNFLPKCLYCSNICEGTRVVKKQCSTTHNRECKCKEGHYRQDHFCVPHTPCPPGMGAKTIGNTKMNTQCQNCPRGTFSAERSSRAQCRNHTDCGTLQVLFPGRKWHDNICSPCANLTNEGGLEILRVVLPGFFSHQYVKLSKLVRFVHSVSGHNQRLVRRRALLLNFITKWIANASAHQLKTLPKNLQRVDLHSMAENVQQMLKRIDKKVSTCQRLEDKTGRINGIFQE from the exons ATG TTGCCACCGGTGACCATGTTTCTGCTCCTGGTGTCCGGCAACGCCTACACAGTCGAGCGTCACACCATCGAGTATGAAAACGTTGACACGGGTGAGACGCTGCTCTGTGCACTCTGTCCTCCGGGGACATACGTGTCCTCACCCTGCACTCGCACCCAAGACACGGTGTGTCTGCCGTGTCCCAAGGAACACTTTACACAGTTCTGGAACTTTCTGCCCAAGTGTCTGTACTGCTCCAACATCTGTGAGGGAACACGGGTGGTTAAAAAGCAGTGCTCAACCACGCACAACAGAGAGTGCAAGTGTAAAGAGGGTCACTACCGGCAAGATCACTTCTGTGTCCCACACACACCGTGTCCCCCTGGGATGGGTGCCAAAACTATCg GTAACACTAAGATGAACACGCAATGCCAGAACTGTCCCAGAGGTACATTTTCAGCAGAGAGGTCATCCAGAGCTCAGTGTAGAAATCACACAGACTGTGGGACTCTTCAGGTCCTTTTCCCAGGCAGGAAGTGGCACGACAACATCTGCTCACCGTGTGCTAATCTTACTAACGAAG GAGGATTAGAAATACTGAGAGTCGTTCTGCCAGGATTTTTTTCTCACCAGTATGTCAAACTGAGCAAACTGGTGAGATTTGTCCATTCCGTCAGTGGACACAATCAGCGACTGGTCAGGAGAAGAGCGCTGCTTCTTAACTTCATCACCAAGTGGATTGCAAATGCTTCAGCACACCAGCTGAAAACTTTACCGAAGAACCTTCAGAGAGTGGATCTCCACAGCATGGCTGAAAATGTCCAGCAGATGCTGAAGAGGATCGACAAGAAGGTGTCCACATGTCAAAGGCTAGAGGACAAGACTGGTAGAATCAATGGTATATTTCAGGAGTAA